From the Lolium rigidum isolate FL_2022 chromosome 2, APGP_CSIRO_Lrig_0.1, whole genome shotgun sequence genome, one window contains:
- the LOC124690472 gene encoding uncharacterized protein LOC124690472 produces MTITGCSDSWLIALSKPRRRAPAPAPNLRFPIIFRSNRATLTPPPTTVHDDPGPREIPLAFALLLAAAVAAAIPHAAIAASGGSMGGRSSSRSSSSTSRSSSSRSSSSSSRSSSSWSSSSTPTSSSSSSTSNLFDSSKTHESVGTAAPPQPMTKEEITLVFQVCAAFIGVIFLALAVWHYNRPRITVVKLQVALLGLAKPFQKELNEIAEKVEASNQRWYKFMGTQTVSSLSRHNDCCVSSSLSVDVKVGEDSWEDCFDKVAIEERSKFDEETLCNLDGVKRKKEYSKKPDGFRNEYIVVTILVAADGALKFPKIKRPADLEAVLQKLKSIPTREYQGINVLWTPQEKDDVLSEERLLADYPYLKPLSDY; encoded by the exons ATGACAATCACCGGCTGCTCCGACAGTTGGCTGATCGCCCTGTCGAAACCGCGACGccgtgcgccggcgccggcgcctaaTCTCCGCTTCCCCATCATTTTCCGAAGCAATCGCGCAACCTTGACGCCACCACCGACGACTGTCCATGACGACCCTGGACCACGCGAGATCCCGCTTGCTTTCGCTCTGctactcgccgccgccgtcgcggcgGCCATCCCGCATGCCGCGATCGCTGCGTCCGGTGGCTCCATGGGCGGGCGCTCGTCCTCAAGGTCGTCTTCTTCAACATCCAGAAGCTCGTCCTCaaggtcctcctcttcatcatccaGAAGCTCATCCTCGTGGTCCTCCTCTTCAACACCCACCAGCTCCTCGTCCTCTTCAACATCGAATTTGTTCGACTCTTCGAAGACTCACGAATCGGTCGGCACAGCGGCGCCTCCACAACCTATGACTAAGGAAGAAATCACCCTAGTCTTCCAAGTGTGTGCGGCGTTCATCGGTGTCATTTTCCTGGCCCTCGCTGTGTGGCACTACAACCGGCCGAGGATTACCGTGGTTAAGCTCCAG GTCGCACTGCTGGGCTTGGCAAAACCGTTTCAGAAGGAACTGAACGAGATTGCTGAGAAGGTGGAGGCTTCCAACCAGCGCTGGTATAAGTTCATGGgga CAC AGACAGTATCTTCCTTGAGCCGTCACAATGACTGCTGTGTCTCTTCGAGCTTATCA GTTGATGTCAAAGTTGGAGAGGATTCATGGGAGGACTGTTTCGATAAAGTTGCTATTGAGGAGAGGAGCAAATTTGATGAAGAAACGCTTTGCAACTTGGATGGGGTCAAGAGGAAGAAAGAATATTCCAAAAAACCAGATGGCTTCAGAAACGAATATATAGTG GTAACCATCCTAGTCGCTGCTGATGGAGCATTGAAGTTTCCAAAAATCAAAAGACCCGCTGATTTGGAAGCAGTACTGCAAAAACTTAAATCTATACCTACAAGAGA